One genomic window of Clostridioides sp. ES-S-0054-01 includes the following:
- a CDS encoding glucose-1-phosphate adenylyltransferase translates to MKKEMLAMILAGGQGSRLGVFTKRIAKPAVSFGGKYRIIDFVLSNCSNSGIDTVGVLTQYRPLILNSHIGMGSHWDLDRINGGVYVLQPFMNEKEGNWYNGTAHAIYQNMDFVDTYNPEYVLILSGDHIYKMDYSKMLKFHKEKGSKATIAVIEVPWDEASRFGIMNTNEDSSIYEFEEKPSEPKSNLASMGVYIFDWKMLRSYFKEAEKNAEINYDDFGKNLIPKMLEDNVGMYAYPFKGYWRDVGTIQSLWDANMDIIKSPETLDLVDPKWKIYTNTMAMPPQYIGKNASVHRSMIADGCRILGEVGNSVLSHGVVVGKGSKVIDSVIMPNVVIGENVTIEKAMIGECATINDNVQIKNVNNEINVVSEYENIEPRCVLIEGGL, encoded by the coding sequence ATGAAAAAAGAGATGTTAGCTATGATTTTGGCAGGAGGTCAAGGTTCAAGATTAGGAGTTTTTACAAAAAGAATTGCAAAACCAGCTGTGTCATTTGGGGGTAAGTATAGAATTATTGATTTTGTGTTAAGCAATTGTTCAAACTCTGGCATTGACACTGTGGGTGTTTTAACTCAATATAGACCGTTGATATTAAATTCACATATAGGTATGGGAAGTCATTGGGATTTAGACAGAATAAATGGTGGTGTATATGTTTTACAACCATTTATGAATGAAAAAGAGGGTAATTGGTATAATGGTACAGCACATGCAATATATCAAAATATGGATTTTGTAGATACTTATAATCCAGAATATGTATTGATACTATCTGGTGACCATATATATAAAATGGATTATAGCAAGATGTTAAAATTTCATAAAGAAAAAGGTTCTAAAGCTACAATAGCAGTAATTGAAGTTCCTTGGGATGAGGCTTCTAGATTTGGAATAATGAATACAAATGAAGATTCAAGTATCTATGAATTTGAAGAAAAACCAAGTGAACCTAAGAGTAATTTGGCATCTATGGGAGTGTACATATTTGATTGGAAAATGTTGAGAAGTTATTTTAAGGAAGCAGAAAAAAATGCAGAAATAAATTATGATGATTTTGGAAAAAATTTAATACCTAAAATGTTAGAAGATAATGTTGGAATGTATGCTTATCCATTTAAGGGATACTGGAGAGATGTAGGAACTATACAAAGTCTATGGGATGCCAATATGGATATAATAAAGTCCCCAGAAACACTTGATTTAGTGGACCCTAAATGGAAGATATATACAAATACCATGGCAATGCCTCCACAATATATAGGTAAAAATGCAAGTGTTCACAGATCAATGATAGCAGATGGTTGTAGAATTTTAGGTGAAGTAGGTAATTCTGTATTGTCACATGGAGTTGTTGTTGGTAAAGGAAGTAAAGTAATTGACTCAGTGATAATGCCAAATGTTGTAATAGGTGAAAATGTAACTATAGAAAAAGCTATGATAGGTGAGTGTGCAACTATAAATGATAATGTTCAGATAAAAAATGTAAATAATGAAATAAATGTAGTTTCTGAGTATGAAAATATCGAACCTAGATGCGTATTAATAGAAGGAGGTCTTTAA
- a CDS encoding glycogen/starch/alpha-glucan phosphorylase — protein sequence MVTISKKKFKQKFEVKMYSLYAQSIKEATDEQLLNVLCSLLKDEIAKKWVATKLDKKKEVYYFSLEFLIGRQLKSNLLNLNIEEEVREGLSELGINLDDLIEAEVDPALGNGGLGRLAACFLDSMASLNISGQGYGIRYKYGLFEQKFVSGYQVEVPDNWLTEGRYAWETVRPNEATMVKFGGEVELIREGGHLKVIHKDYLPVMAMPYDIPIIGYQNQCINTLRLFKSEIPKRDFGELTSNALNYSGSYEEALKHKYYTEEISQVLYPDDSNYAGKLLRLKQEYFFVSAGIQDIIRKYKKNKLNINNLFDKVAIHINDTHPTLCIPELMRILLDEEYLSWDEAWQITKKTVSYTNHTIMSEAMEKWPVSMMKELLPRIYMIIEEINRRYVEELNNKGYDQDRINRMSIIHWDNINMANLCIVTSHSVNGVAKLHTQILETEVLKDFYKDEPNKFNNKTNGIAHRRWLISSNPQLSNLITDLIGDSWKKDTLQLKNIEKFKNDSSVLQKLDDIKYDNKANLAKFIKGKYDLNIDPSSIFDVQVKRLHAYKRQLLNIFNVLHMYHELLDNPNLNIDPRTFIFGAKAAPGYYLAKCIIKFINSVASTINNDVRVRDKLKVVFLENYGVSLAEIIIPAANVSEQISTTTKEASGTSNMKFMMNGAITLATLDGANVEICEQVGKENMFLFGLSAEQVLNYNKYGGYSSLDLYHSNMNIKRVVDDLINGFIPNLGEEGRSIYNSLTTYNDEYFVLRDFENYGQAQADINRLYRDKEKWNTMSLVNIANSGFFSSDRTISEYAKDIWFKRV from the coding sequence TTGGTAACAATAAGCAAAAAGAAGTTTAAGCAAAAATTTGAAGTAAAAATGTATAGCTTATATGCACAATCTATCAAGGAAGCTACTGATGAACAATTGTTAAATGTATTATGTAGTCTACTGAAAGATGAAATAGCAAAAAAATGGGTTGCTACAAAGTTAGATAAGAAAAAAGAAGTTTATTATTTTAGTTTAGAATTTTTAATAGGAAGGCAATTAAAATCTAACTTACTAAATTTAAATATTGAAGAAGAAGTTAGAGAAGGTTTATCAGAATTAGGAATTAACTTAGATGATTTAATTGAAGCTGAAGTAGACCCAGCCTTAGGAAATGGTGGGCTTGGTAGATTAGCAGCTTGCTTTTTAGATTCTATGGCATCTTTGAACATAAGTGGTCAAGGATATGGAATAAGATATAAATATGGTCTTTTTGAACAAAAATTTGTAAGTGGTTATCAGGTAGAAGTGCCTGATAACTGGCTTACAGAAGGACGATATGCGTGGGAAACTGTAAGACCAAATGAAGCAACAATGGTGAAGTTTGGTGGAGAGGTGGAATTAATCAGGGAAGGTGGTCACTTAAAAGTAATCCATAAAGACTATCTTCCTGTAATGGCAATGCCTTATGATATACCAATAATCGGATACCAAAATCAATGTATAAATACTTTAAGATTGTTTAAAAGTGAAATACCAAAGAGAGATTTTGGTGAACTTACTTCAAATGCTCTAAATTATTCTGGTAGCTATGAAGAGGCTTTAAAACATAAGTACTATACTGAGGAAATATCACAGGTACTATATCCTGATGATTCAAATTACGCAGGCAAGTTATTGAGGTTAAAACAAGAATACTTTTTTGTAAGTGCAGGGATACAAGATATCATAAGAAAATACAAAAAGAATAAATTGAATATCAATAATTTATTTGATAAGGTAGCTATCCATATAAATGATACACATCCTACGTTATGTATACCAGAGCTTATGAGAATTTTGCTTGATGAAGAATACTTATCTTGGGATGAAGCATGGCAAATAACTAAAAAAACAGTATCTTATACTAATCATACTATAATGTCAGAAGCTATGGAAAAATGGCCAGTAAGTATGATGAAAGAGCTATTACCAAGAATTTATATGATAATAGAAGAAATAAACAGAAGATATGTAGAGGAGTTAAATAATAAAGGATATGACCAAGATAGAATAAATAGAATGAGTATAATACACTGGGACAACATCAACATGGCAAATTTATGTATTGTAACAAGTCACAGTGTAAACGGGGTTGCTAAACTTCATACTCAGATTCTTGAAACTGAGGTATTGAAAGACTTCTATAAAGATGAGCCAAATAAATTTAATAATAAGACTAATGGAATTGCACATAGACGATGGCTTATAAGTTCAAATCCTCAACTTAGCAATTTAATTACAGATTTGATTGGTGATTCGTGGAAGAAAGACACTTTACAATTAAAGAATATTGAAAAATTTAAAAATGATTCTTCTGTTTTACAAAAACTTGATGATATAAAATACGATAATAAAGCAAATTTAGCAAAGTTTATAAAAGGTAAATACGATTTAAATATCGACCCAAGTTCAATATTTGATGTTCAAGTTAAGAGATTACATGCTTATAAAAGACAGTTGTTGAATATATTTAATGTGCTTCATATGTATCATGAGTTGCTTGATAATCCTAATTTAAATATTGACCCGAGAACTTTTATATTTGGTGCAAAAGCTGCACCAGGATATTATTTAGCTAAGTGTATAATTAAATTTATAAATTCTGTTGCAAGTACTATAAACAATGATGTTAGAGTAAGAGACAAGTTAAAAGTAGTATTTTTAGAGAACTATGGGGTATCACTAGCAGAGATAATAATACCAGCAGCAAATGTTAGTGAGCAAATTTCAACTACAACTAAGGAAGCATCTGGAACAAGTAATATGAAGTTTATGATGAATGGTGCTATAACTTTGGCTACACTTGATGGTGCAAATGTGGAGATATGTGAACAAGTGGGTAAAGAAAACATGTTTTTATTTGGGCTTAGTGCAGAACAAGTTTTGAATTATAATAAGTATGGTGGATATTCTTCACTTGACTTGTATCATTCTAATATGAATATAAAAAGGGTTGTAGATGATTTAATAAATGGATTTATTCCTAATCTAGGTGAAGAAGGAAGAAGCATTTATAATTCACTTACTACTTATAATGATGAGTATTTTGTATTGAGAGATTTTGAAAATTACGGTCAAGCTCAAGCTGATATAAACAGATTATATAGAGATAAAGAAAAATGGAATACAATGTCTTTGGTTAATATAGCTAATTCAGGATTTTTCTCTTCAGATAGAACAATTTCTGAATATGCAAAAGACATTTGGTTTAAAAGGGTGTGA
- a CDS encoding glycoside hydrolase family 13 protein, whose product MQGIIEYNSWDENFKAPFGALKFNEELKIYVKVNEGYDVKSISLEINRDEEMRTITLNEELDNDKFGTCFSCKVKKFDDTGIYFYYFKVDVEIDGHKKTLLYGKNRENGCSCEYDYDNINKYQITVYKDFKVPTWYKEGILYHIFVDRFNNGNRNGKVDNPKKNSFIYGNWEDIPMYIKDSQGDIIRWDFHGGNLRGIINKLGYLKKLGVTILYLSPIFEASSNHKYDTGDYKKIDPMFGDEDTFKELINKAKEKGISIVLDGVFSHTGADSKYFNMYGNYNSLGAYQSKESRYYSWYMFEEFPQKYRSWWDVKTLPNINELENSYMDYIIYDKDSVINKWINMGVKGWRLDVADELPTKFIRELKKELKKADADSILIGEVWEDASNKISYGQRRSYLLGEELDSVMGYPFRNNMFSFLKGEINSCELCNRYMQIKENYPKESFKSNLNLIGTHDVTRAKTELNDDVDLVKLAVAIQMTFEGVPYIYYGDEAGLCGGVDPDNRRTYPWKNEDENMLNFYKDIIKIRNKNKLLSSGGTEFVYTTTDSVFAFIRFNEDNDRILILVNRSDNIENISLNIVGSFIEEIPIKYSPKNINNTIQIENNELKVDLDSKSFRVFKVN is encoded by the coding sequence ATGCAAGGTATAATAGAATATAACTCTTGGGATGAAAATTTTAAGGCTCCGTTTGGAGCTTTAAAATTTAATGAGGAATTGAAGATTTATGTTAAAGTAAATGAAGGGTATGATGTCAAGTCTATTTCCCTAGAAATAAATAGAGACGAAGAAATGAGAACAATAACTTTAAATGAAGAATTAGATAATGATAAATTTGGGACGTGTTTTAGTTGCAAGGTTAAAAAATTTGATGATACAGGTATTTATTTTTATTATTTTAAAGTTGATGTTGAAATAGATGGTCACAAAAAGACCCTACTTTATGGAAAGAATAGAGAGAATGGATGCTCTTGTGAATATGATTATGATAATATTAATAAATATCAAATTACTGTTTACAAAGATTTTAAGGTACCAACATGGTACAAAGAAGGAATACTTTATCATATATTTGTAGATAGGTTCAATAATGGGAATCGTAATGGTAAGGTTGATAATCCTAAAAAAAATAGTTTCATATATGGAAATTGGGAAGATATACCTATGTACATAAAGGATAGTCAAGGGGATATTATAAGATGGGATTTCCATGGTGGAAATCTAAGAGGAATAATCAATAAACTTGGATACCTAAAAAAATTAGGTGTAACTATACTATATCTAAGCCCTATATTTGAAGCTTCTAGTAATCATAAGTATGACACAGGTGACTATAAGAAAATTGACCCAATGTTTGGGGATGAAGATACATTTAAAGAACTTATTAATAAGGCAAAAGAAAAAGGTATATCAATAGTATTGGATGGAGTTTTTAGTCATACTGGAGCAGATAGTAAATATTTTAATATGTATGGAAATTATAATAGCTTAGGAGCATATCAATCAAAAGAATCTCGATATTATTCATGGTATATGTTTGAAGAATTTCCTCAAAAGTATAGAAGTTGGTGGGATGTTAAGACATTGCCAAATATAAATGAATTAGAAAATAGTTACATGGATTATATAATATATGATAAAGATAGTGTTATAAATAAATGGATAAACATGGGTGTTAAGGGCTGGAGATTAGATGTAGCAGATGAACTACCAACTAAGTTTATAAGAGAGCTAAAAAAAGAACTAAAAAAGGCTGATGCTGACTCAATTCTTATAGGTGAAGTATGGGAAGATGCATCAAATAAGATTAGCTATGGACAAAGAAGAAGCTATCTATTAGGAGAAGAATTAGATTCTGTTATGGGGTATCCTTTTAGAAATAATATGTTTTCTTTCTTAAAAGGAGAAATTAATTCATGTGAACTTTGTAATAGATATATGCAGATTAAGGAAAATTATCCAAAAGAATCATTTAAGTCTAATTTAAATTTAATTGGAACACATGATGTTACAAGAGCTAAAACTGAATTAAATGATGATGTAGACTTAGTGAAGCTTGCTGTAGCTATACAGATGACATTTGAGGGGGTACCATATATATATTATGGAGATGAAGCAGGTCTTTGTGGAGGCGTTGACCCAGATAATAGAAGGACATATCCATGGAAAAATGAAGATGAAAATATGCTTAACTTCTATAAGGATATTATAAAAATTAGAAATAAAAATAAACTTTTAAGCTCTGGAGGTACAGAATTTGTATATACTACAACTGATTCTGTGTTTGCATTTATTAGATTTAATGAAGATAATGATAGAATATTAATTTTAGTAAATAGAAGTGATAATATTGAAAATATATCATTAAATATAGTGGGTAGTTTTATTGAGGAAATACCTATAAAGTATAGTCCTAAGAACATAAATAATACTATACAAATTGAAAATAATGAATTGAAAGTAGATTTAGACTCTAAATCATTTAGAGTTTTTAAAGTAAATTAA
- a CDS encoding GntR family transcriptional regulator has protein sequence MKVDPLTTQVYDYISKKIQNGEYEANRRITESEICKSIGVSRTPAREALTRLAGENLLEKIPNKGFVVKEFQEREKLDTYSVIGVLDGLAGSSALQNLTESDLTKMEELTEMMTVSIKYKNYNNYLKLSNEFHDMYITKSDNQVLINLLNSLRYNFMSKSYTSDNENALYKMLEYSNNQHIEVVKFMRENDLVNVERILKEHWKTIPISDME, from the coding sequence ATGAAGGTAGATCCACTTACAACTCAAGTATATGACTATATATCAAAGAAAATCCAAAATGGAGAGTATGAAGCAAATCGAAGAATTACTGAATCTGAGATTTGTAAATCTATCGGAGTTAGTAGAACACCAGCAAGGGAAGCATTAACGAGGTTGGCGGGTGAAAATTTACTAGAAAAGATACCTAATAAGGGATTTGTAGTAAAAGAATTTCAAGAAAGGGAAAAATTAGACACCTACTCTGTAATTGGAGTATTGGATGGATTAGCCGGTTCTTCAGCATTACAAAATTTAACTGAATCAGACTTAACAAAAATGGAAGAATTAACAGAGATGATGACGGTCTCTATAAAGTATAAAAATTACAATAACTATTTAAAATTAAGTAATGAATTTCACGATATGTACATAACTAAATCAGATAATCAAGTGTTAATAAATCTATTGAACTCTTTAAGATATAATTTTATGTCAAAGTCATATACTAGTGATAATGAAAATGCGTTATATAAAATGCTGGAATACAGTAATAATCAACATATTGAGGTAGTAAAATTTATGAGAGAGAATGATTTAGTAAATGTTGAAAGAATTTTGAAAGAGCATTGGAAAACGATACCTATATCAGATATGGAATAA
- a CDS encoding NfeD family protein has protein sequence MKLIWLIVAVLFGIAEMLTPSLTLIWFSVGAVVLIFLSSFIESIFLQILIFAVISIAMLILATKKIIKKDKGYKSNTNLQAMISKRGIVTEEISPNNTGLVVVEHETWTAISIDGEKIEKDSTVEVLKIEGVKLVVKKVNATTSVTNQ, from the coding sequence ATGAAGTTAATATGGTTGATAGTAGCAGTCTTATTTGGAATAGCAGAAATGTTGACACCAAGCTTGACACTGATATGGTTTAGTGTAGGAGCTGTAGTACTTATATTTTTAAGTAGCTTTATAGAGAGTATTTTCTTACAAATTTTAATATTTGCAGTAATTTCTATAGCAATGTTGATTTTAGCTACTAAAAAAATTATAAAAAAAGATAAAGGTTACAAGTCTAATACTAATTTACAAGCTATGATATCTAAAAGAGGTATTGTTACAGAAGAGATTTCTCCAAATAACACAGGTCTAGTTGTAGTTGAACATGAAACATGGACGGCTATTTCTATAGATGGTGAAAAGATAGAAAAAGATTCTACAGTAGAAGTATTAAAAATAGAAGGGGTAAAACTAGTTGTTAAAAAAGTAAACGCTACAACTAGTGTGACAAATCAATAG
- the glgA gene encoding glycogen synthase GlgA, whose translation MKVFYVTAECWPFAKTGGLGDVSYALPKELKKEGVDVRVIMPKYSTIPSYLKDQLKEIAVFSVRVGWRNQYCGLLEMELDGVKFYFIDNEFYFRREDERKSIYGYGDDAERYTFFTDAVLEAISRIDFYPDVIHINDWHTGMLPLILKERYATLEGYKNIKTMYTIHNLQYQGVFDKYILDDVLDLPQKYFDNGDIEYYGSINFMKAGINFADKIITVSPTYANEIQTPFYGEQLDGLLRKESDKLKGILNGIDYDLNDPAKDKDIFVHYDVGSIDKKIENKLRLQDILGLKKDSSIPLIGIVSRLVSQKGFDLIAYMMPELMREDLQIVVLGTGEHQYQSMFNYYDSNFSDKVSARITFNASLAQQIYAASDIFLMPSLFEPCGIGQMLAMRYGSLPIVRETGGLKDTVIPYNKFTGKGNGFSFKNYNAHEMFFCLKNAIKVFKDKEKWIKLVENAMNTDNSWKKSAKEYIETYRDICD comes from the coding sequence GTGAAGGTTTTTTATGTAACAGCAGAATGTTGGCCCTTTGCAAAAACTGGAGGATTAGGAGATGTTTCTTATGCATTGCCTAAAGAATTAAAAAAAGAAGGTGTAGATGTAAGGGTTATAATGCCTAAATATTCAACTATACCAAGTTATTTAAAAGATCAACTGAAAGAAATAGCAGTGTTTAGTGTACGTGTTGGATGGAGAAATCAATACTGTGGTCTTTTAGAAATGGAACTGGATGGTGTAAAATTTTACTTTATAGATAATGAATTTTATTTTAGAAGAGAAGATGAAAGAAAGAGTATCTATGGATATGGAGATGATGCAGAAAGGTATACTTTCTTTACAGATGCTGTTTTAGAAGCTATAAGTAGAATTGATTTTTACCCAGATGTAATACATATAAATGATTGGCATACAGGTATGTTACCATTAATTCTAAAAGAAAGATATGCAACCCTTGAGGGGTATAAAAATATAAAAACTATGTATACTATACATAATCTCCAATATCAAGGTGTGTTTGATAAGTATATTTTAGATGATGTATTGGACTTACCACAAAAATACTTTGATAACGGAGATATAGAGTATTATGGTTCAATAAATTTTATGAAAGCTGGAATAAATTTTGCAGATAAGATTATAACTGTTAGTCCTACTTATGCAAATGAAATACAAACGCCTTTTTATGGTGAACAATTAGATGGATTGCTTAGAAAAGAATCAGACAAATTAAAAGGTATATTAAATGGCATAGATTATGATTTAAATGACCCTGCAAAAGACAAAGATATATTTGTTCATTATGATGTAGGTTCTATTGATAAAAAGATAGAAAACAAATTGAGATTACAAGATATATTGGGACTAAAAAAAGATTCGTCTATTCCATTGATAGGTATAGTTTCAAGATTAGTTTCTCAAAAAGGGTTTGACTTAATAGCATATATGATGCCTGAACTTATGAGAGAAGATTTGCAGATTGTCGTTTTAGGAACTGGAGAACATCAATATCAGTCAATGTTCAATTATTATGATTCCAATTTCTCAGATAAAGTATCAGCTAGAATTACTTTTAATGCATCATTGGCTCAACAGATATATGCTGCAAGTGATATATTCTTAATGCCATCACTGTTTGAGCCTTGTGGTATAGGGCAAATGTTGGCTATGAGATATGGTTCTTTACCAATAGTTAGAGAGACTGGAGGGCTTAAGGATACTGTAATACCTTACAATAAATTTACTGGCAAAGGCAATGGATTTAGTTTTAAAAATTACAATGCTCATGAGATGTTTTTCTGTTTGAAAAATGCAATTAAAGTGTTTAAAGATAAAGAAAAATGGATTAAATTAGTTGAAAATGCAATGAACACAGATAATAGTTGGAAAAAATCAGCTAAGGAGTATATAGAAACGTATAGAGACATATGTGATTAA
- a CDS encoding SPFH/Band 7/PHB domain protein, translated as MSTKIVLSIVLIVVVIAISLTCIRVIKQSKVGIIMRLGKFQKVAETGVHFLIPFLDNMAYVIDLREIVIDFPPQPVITKDNVTMQIDTVVYYKVTDPVRYVFEIANPIAAIENLTATTLRNIIGELDLDETLTSRDIINVKMRTILDEATDKWGIKVNRVELKNIMPPQDIQVAMEKQMRAERERREAILQAEGNKSAAILQAEGEKQSAILTAEAKKEAMIRVAEGEKESAILVAEGEAEAIRQTAIAKAQGEAEMIKRTQIATAEGLKLVFLAMKESDIDNNILALKSMEALEKMAEGKSTKLVLPSEAVNFLGTFKGIKEVMSDDNKEILDAKEVIGNNESLKK; from the coding sequence ATGAGTACTAAAATTGTTTTAAGTATTGTATTAATAGTAGTAGTCATAGCAATAAGTTTAACCTGCATAAGAGTTATAAAACAATCTAAAGTAGGTATAATAATGAGACTTGGTAAGTTTCAAAAAGTAGCTGAGACAGGTGTGCATTTCTTAATACCATTTTTAGATAATATGGCATATGTAATTGACCTGAGAGAAATTGTAATAGATTTCCCACCTCAACCAGTTATAACTAAGGATAATGTAACTATGCAGATTGATACAGTTGTATACTATAAAGTTACAGACCCAGTTAGATACGTGTTTGAGATAGCAAATCCAATAGCTGCTATTGAAAATTTAACAGCTACAACGCTAAGAAATATAATTGGTGAACTTGATTTAGATGAAACACTAACATCAAGAGATATAATAAATGTAAAAATGAGAACCATTCTTGATGAAGCAACAGATAAATGGGGGATAAAAGTAAATAGAGTAGAGTTAAAAAATATAATGCCTCCTCAGGATATTCAAGTTGCGATGGAAAAACAAATGAGGGCAGAAAGAGAAAGAAGAGAGGCAATACTTCAAGCAGAAGGTAATAAGTCAGCTGCGATACTTCAAGCAGAAGGAGAAAAACAATCTGCAATATTGACAGCAGAAGCCAAAAAAGAAGCTATGATACGTGTAGCAGAAGGTGAAAAAGAATCTGCTATATTGGTTGCAGAAGGTGAGGCTGAAGCTATAAGACAAACAGCTATTGCTAAGGCACAAGGTGAAGCTGAAATGATAAAGAGAACTCAAATAGCAACAGCAGAAGGTTTAAAACTAGTCTTTTTAGCAATGAAAGAATCTGATATTGACAATAATATTCTAGCATTAAAATCTATGGAAGCTCTTGAAAAAATGGCTGAAGGTAAGTCAACAAAACTAGTTTTACCTTCAGAAGCAGTTAACTTCCTAGGAACATTTAAAGGTATAAAAGAAGTTATGAGTGATGATAACAAAGAGATATTAGATGCAAAAGAAGTTATAGGTAATAATGAGTCATTAAAAAAATAA
- the glgD gene encoding glucose-1-phosphate adenylyltransferase subunit GlgD translates to MRNECLGIINLNKKGDPAINKLNYGRPIASTPIAGRYRIIDFALSNMINSGITKVGIFAKEKYRSLTDHIGSGKDWDLSRKKGGLSIFSPENTKYRNTYSHREGDIYTILANLDYIEKSEEEYILIAPSYMLCNLNYSHALEYHKKSHNDITMIYKNVNNANKDFAGNLTLNLDSNNRVINVGNNLGKFPRANICMETYIMKREDFVECIYNIVNKGNYCYLEEFIIEEAENMKVGAYEYTGYLKCINSVESYFEMSKDLLNLEVADELLYSERKIFTKEKNESPTIYTDSAKVENSFIASGCLIEGTVKDSIIFRKVNVEKGTVIENSIVMQNCVIKSNAKLYNAILDKNTNISNGKELRGDEKYPLVVEKNTNI, encoded by the coding sequence ATGAGAAATGAATGTTTAGGGATAATAAATTTAAACAAAAAAGGAGACCCAGCAATAAACAAACTTAACTATGGAAGACCAATAGCATCTACACCAATAGCTGGAAGATATAGAATAATAGATTTTGCTTTATCTAATATGATAAATTCAGGAATCACTAAAGTTGGAATATTCGCAAAGGAAAAATACAGATCATTGACAGACCATATAGGCAGTGGTAAAGATTGGGATTTAAGTAGAAAAAAAGGTGGTCTATCAATTTTTAGTCCAGAAAACACTAAGTACAGAAACACTTACTCACATAGAGAAGGTGACATATATACCATCTTGGCTAATCTAGATTATATAGAAAAGAGTGAAGAAGAATATATTTTAATAGCTCCAAGCTATATGCTATGCAATTTAAATTATTCTCATGCCTTGGAATACCATAAAAAATCTCATAATGATATAACTATGATATATAAAAATGTAAACAATGCAAATAAAGATTTTGCGGGTAACTTAACTCTAAATTTAGATAGTAACAATAGGGTAATAAATGTTGGAAATAATTTAGGTAAATTCCCTAGAGCAAATATATGTATGGAAACGTATATTATGAAACGTGAAGATTTTGTTGAATGTATATATAATATTGTAAATAAAGGAAATTATTGTTACTTAGAAGAATTCATTATTGAAGAAGCAGAAAATATGAAAGTAGGAGCTTATGAGTATACAGGATATTTAAAATGTATAAATTCTGTTGAATCATATTTTGAAATGAGCAAAGATTTATTAAATTTAGAAGTTGCTGACGAATTATTATATTCTGAAAGAAAGATATTTACAAAAGAAAAGAATGAATCACCTACAATTTATACAGATAGTGCTAAAGTAGAAAATAGCTTTATAGCATCAGGTTGTTTAATTGAAGGTACTGTAAAAGACAGTATTATATTTAGAAAGGTCAATGTTGAAAAAGGAACAGTTATAGAAAACTCAATAGTAATGCAAAATTGTGTAATAAAGTCAAATGCAAAATTATATAATGCAATATTAGATAAAAATACAAATATATCAAATGGAAAAGAGTTAAGAGGAGATGAAAAATATCCTCTTGTAGTAGAAAAGAATACAAATATATAA